Proteins encoded by one window of Oncorhynchus keta strain PuntledgeMale-10-30-2019 unplaced genomic scaffold, Oket_V2 Un_contig_6394_pilon_pilon, whole genome shotgun sequence:
- the LOC127925869 gene encoding alpha-2-macroglobulin receptor-associated protein-like has protein sequence MDGKKDTRPLESNNLKDHDIREGDMFDDPRLDKLWNKAKSSGKFSEEEMQSLKREFQHHKDKISEYNIVMDTVSRTEEIHKNVISPLEGEVKEHVLHQKHTDLKDKMRDLNQGFERLRKLSHEGFSEDSEFKEPRVIELWEMAQRANLTGDELDSLKEELKHFETKVEKHSHYQVTNQYQLLINQFFSLVDLHTIPHNDITIPHNDIYISIQTLYSVLC, from the exons ATGGATGGGAAGAAGGACACCAGACCTCTAGAATCTAACAACCTGAAGGACCATGACATCAGAGAAGGAGACATGTTTGATGACCCCAGACTGGATAAACTGTGGAATAAg GCTAAGAGTTCTGGTAAGTTCTCAGAGGAGGAGATGCAGAGTCTGAAGAGGGAGTTTCAACACCACAAGGACAAGATCAGCGAGTACAACATCGTCATGGATACCGTCAGCCGCACGGAGG AGATCCATAAGAATGTGATCTCTCCATTAGAAGGGGAAGTTAAAGAACATGTCCTGCATCAGAAACACACCGACCTGAAGGACAAGATGAG ggaTCTGAACCAGGGCTTTGAACGCCTGAGGAAACTCAGCCACGAGGGCTTCAGCGAGGACAGTG agTTTAAAGAGCCCAGGGTGATAGAGCTGTGGGAGATGGCACAGAGAGCCAACCTGACTGGGGATGAACTGGACTcgctcaag gaGGAACTGAAGCACTTTGAGACCAAGGTAGAGAAGCACAGCCACTACCAGGTAACCAATCAATATCAATTATTAATCAATCAGTTTTTTTCCCTcgtcgatctacacacaataccccataatgacatcacaataccccataatgacatttacataagtattcagaccctttactctgtactttgttga